The Pseudomonas sp. FP198 genomic interval CTGCTGTTGCCCTCCGGCGCCCGGTTGAGCATGGTCGGGCCGGCATGGGCCAGCGGTGTGCGATCGGGGGCCAGGAAGGTCACCGCGCGAACATCGGTTTGTTCGAGGGACTGGGTGGCGACGCGCTCCAGCAGCTCGATGTCCTGGCGGCTCATGGCCGGAGCGACCAGCGGTGCCAGTTGTTCGGCGATCATTTCACCGCGTTGCAGCAACTGAGCATGCAGGTCCGATTGCTGCACCCAAGTGAAATAACCGCCCAGGACCAGCGCCATCAAGGTGGTCGGCAGCAGGGTGAGCAGCAGCACACGGCCTTTGATTCCCAGTTTCTTGAGCACACTTGTCTCCTGCATCCAGCGGTCCGATTGAGCTTTACGCGCATCCGGCGCGCAACATCTGCGCAGTGTAGCGATTTGCAGGCGCGCCTTCTTCGTAAAATTCATGTCCTCGCGCATCCCGACCGGCTGGCCATTTGCCGTGGCGATACACGGCGGTTGCCTGTCGGGAGCCGATCTTGAATAATTGTTCAACTGAGAATTGTTTGCAGATACTGATGAATCCCATCCCCGCTGTGCCGCCGCGCATCCTTGCCATCGAAGACGACCCCGTGCTGGGCGCTTATGTCCATGAGCATCTGGCCCGCAGCGGCTTCGAAGTGACCTGGTGCCAGAACGGCCAGGATGGCCTGGACATCGCCTGCCGGCAGGCTTTCGACGTGGTGCTGATGGACATCCTCCTGCCCGGGTTGGATGGCCTCGCGGTGCTGACCCGTTTGCGCAGGAGCCATTCGACCCCGGTGTTGCTGATGTCTGCCCTGGGCGCGGAAGCGGATCGCATCAGCGGCTTTCGCCTCGGCGCCGACGATTACCTGCCCAAACCGTTCAGCATGGCGGAGTTGCGCGTGCGCATCGAGGCCATCCTGCGCCGAGTGGCGCTGGATCGGCGCCCGGCCGAGGTGATGACCCCGCACCAGATGCAGGACCTGGATTTTGATGAGCAGCGCAGTGATGTACAAGTCCAAGGCCAATGGGCAGGGCTGACGCGCAGCGAATACCGTTTGCTCGACGTCCTGCACCGCAGCGACAGTGAAGTCTTGAGCAAGGCCTTCCTCTATCAGCATGTGTTGCAGCGCGGCTATGCACCGCATGATCGCAGCCTGGACATGCATGTCAGCCAGATCCGCCGCAAGCTCAAGGCTATCGGCTACACCGCGCGAGAGCTGCGCACGGTGTGGGGCAAGGGCTACGTGTTGAGTGCCGTCGATGAAGTGGTCTGATCTGCCTGGGCGGCACTCGTTGTTCTGGAAACTGGCCTGCCTGCTGGTGGCGTTCTGTCTGCTGATGATCTGGCTGAGCTGGTCATGGGGCCGTTATATGGAGGAGCGCAACCAGTTCCTCTCGGACCAGGCCCGCGGCACCCTCACGCGTTACGCCGCCGAGGCCGAGCAGGCCTGGCGTTCCGGCCGGCAGGCGGGGGTGGACCGCTGGTTGCAAGGCATGCAGCCGCGCGAGGCAAGCTGGGTGGGGGTGATCGGCCCCGACCTGCAATCGTTGAGCGGGCAGCCGCTGACCGAGAAAGAGGTCGAGCGTCTGACCTTCCTCCGTGGTCTGGATTGGCCGATCCACAAGAAAGGGCGACCGTGGCTGCGGGTGCCGTTCCCCGGCGACCCGTCCGTCGGCAGCCTGGTGATCGAACTGCCCGAGCGTTTCCTGCCGGGGCAGTACCAATGGTTCTGGCGGGTGATGACCAACGGCGTGATTCCTGGATTGTTCACCCTGTTGCTCTGTGTCGGGCTGTATCGCCTGCTGGTGGTGCCGCTCAATCAACTGCGCGAACAGGCCAATGCCTGGCGGGCCGATCAGTTGGGCGTGCGCCTGTCCAGCCGTACCACCGAGCGTGCCGATGAACTGGGCGAGCTGGGTCGGGCTTTCGATCACATGTCCGAGCGGTTGCAATCGACCGTCGCGCTGCAACAGCAACTGCTGCGCGACCTGTCCCATGAGCTGCGCACACCGCTGAGTCGCCTGCAAGTCGCCAGCGACAGCGAGCGGGACCTGGGCCAGTTGCGCGAGCGCGTCGCCCGGGAAGTCGAAGGCATGCAGCGATTGGTCGAGGACACCCTGCAACTGGCCTGGCTCGACACCGAACGCGCGCCATTGGCGGTCGAGGCGATCCAGGTCCAGGCCTTGTGGGAAATGCTCACGGAAAACGCCTGTTACGAAAGCGGCTGGCCCAGCGCTCAACTGCAATGCGCCGTCGATGCCGATTGCTGGGTCCAGGGCAACCTCAACACCCTGGCGCAGGCTCTGGAAAACATCCTGCGCAACGCCATCCGGCACTCGCCGCCCGGTGGCGTGGTGCGGCTGGGCGGTCGGCGTGAGGGCGGTTTCTGGCTGCTGTGGCTTGAGGACGAAGGCGGTGGCGTGGCCGAGCAGGATCTTGAGCGTATCTTCGACCCGTTCACCCGTCTCGATGGCTCGCGCCCGGGAGACGGCGGTTTCGGGCTGGGCCTGAGCATCGCCCGTAATGCGCTGGCGCGCCAGGCTGGACGGCTGTGGGCGCAGAACGGCAGGAAGGGCCTGCGGTTGAATCTGCGTCTGGTCGCCACTCAAGCAGCCACCGCCTCCGTGGCGAGGGAGCTTGCTCCCGCTGGGGCGCGCAGCGGCCCCCTGCAAACTGCCTGACACCCCACAAACCCGGATTGGGGCGACTTCGTCACCCAGCGGGAGCAAGCTCCCTCGCCACGTGAGTGCGTTTGGCCTGGGCGCTGCTTATTCCCATAAGCCATAACCACCACACTTTGCGTGATATGGCCTCGCCGGGTTTGCCGGTATGATAGGCGCCCCCGCAGCCCGGATTGCGAATACGCCATGACTTTGCAGTACCCAACCATCGCCGATTGCGTCGGCAACACCCCGCTGGTTCGTTTGCAGCGCCTGCCCGGCGCGACCAGCAATACGCTTTTGCTCAAGCTCGAAGGCAACAACCCGGCGGGTTCGGTCAAGGACCGGCCGGCGCTGTCGATGATCACCCGTGGCGAATTGCGCGGGCAGATCCGCCCCGGCGATACGCTGATCGAGGCGACCTCCGGCAACACCGGCATCGCCCTGGCGATGGCGGCGGCGATCAAGGGCTACAAGATGATCCTGATCATGCCCGATAACTCCAGCGCCGAGCGCAAGGCGGCGATGACGGCCTATGGCGCCGAGCTGATCCTGGTGACCCAGGAAGAGGGCATGGAAGGCGCCCGTGACCTCGCCGAGCGCATGCAGGCCGAGGGCCGGGGCAAGGTGTTGGACCAGTTCGCCAATGGCGACAATCCAGAAGCCCACTACACCACCACCGGCCCGGAGATCTGGCGCCAGACCGATGGCACGATCAGCCATTTCGTCAGCTCGATGGGCACCACCGGCACCATCATGGGTACTTCACGCTACCTGAAAGAACAGAACCCGAACGTGCAGATCATCGGCCTGCAACCGATGGAAGGCTCGGCCATCCCCGGCATCCGCCGCTGGCCCGAGGAATATCTGCCGAAGATCTACCAGGCCGATCGCGTGGATCGCATCATCGACATGGCCCAGAGCGAAGCCGAAGACGTGACCCGTCGCCTGGCCCGTGAGGAAGGTATTTTCTGCGGCGTGTCTTCGGGCGGTGCCGTGGCGGGCATGCTGCGTTTGTCGAAGGAAGTGGAAAATGCAGTGATCGTCGCGATCATCTGCGACCGTGGCGACCGTTACCTGTCGACCGGCATCTTCGACGCGCCCAACTGATGGCCAAACAAGAAAGAGGCTTGCGCTTCCAGCCCAGCGGCGGAAGCCGGGCCCCGCAAGTGCCTACCGGAAAAAAGCAGCGCCTGACGATTGAGCGCCTGGCCAACGATGGCCGGGGCATTGCGTTTGTCGATGGGCGGACCTGGTTTGTCATCGGCGCCCTGGCCGGTGAAGAGGTCGAGGCGCGGGTGCTCGGTGCCCATGGCAAAGTGGTCGAGGCCCGCACCGAACGGGTGTTTTCCTCCAGCGAACTGCGTCGTGCAGCGCCCTGCGTGCATGCCGGTCGCTGCGGCGGTTGCAGCGTCCAGCATTTGCCCCACGGCGAACAGCTCGCCCTGAAACAGCGCATGCTCGCCGAGCAATTGTCGCGAGTGGCGGGTGTCGAGCCGGATGAGTGGGCCGCGCCGTTGAGCGGGCCGGAATTCGGCTACCGACGTCGCGCCCGGGTGGCGGTGCGTTGGGACCAGAAAGCGAAAAAGCTTGAAGTGGGTTTCCGTGCCGTCGGCAGCCAGGACATCGTTGCCATCGGCGAATGTCCGGTGCTGGTACAGCCCTTGCAGCCGATCATGAGTCGCCTGCCGGAAATGCTTCGTCGTTTGGGTAAACCTCAGGCTTTGGGCCATGTCGAGTTGTTCGCCGGCTCGTCCCTGGCGATATTGCTGCGGCATATGGCGCCGTTGTCGGAAGCCGACCTGACGATCCTCAAGGATTTCTGCGCGTTCCATGAGGCCCAGTTGTGGCTGCATGGCGAAGGCGAGCCGCAACCGGTCGATCCGGGGCAGGCCCTGGGTTATCGCCTGGTAACCTGGGACCTGGAGCTGGCTTACCGGCCGGGGGATTTCATCCAGGTGAACGCCGCCGTCAACGAGGCGATGGTCGCCCAGGCGCTGCAATGGCTGGCGCCTCGACCCGATGAGCGAGTGCTGGACCTGTTCTGTGGCCTGGGCAACTTTGCCTTGCCGCTGGCCAGGCAGGTGCGCGAGGTGGTGGCGGTGGAGGGCGTGCAGACCATGGTCGAGCGCGCGGCGGCGAACGCCCTCAGCAACAATTTGCATAACACTGCCTTTTTTCAGGCCGATTTATCCCAGCCTTTGGCGGCTGCCGAGTGGATCGGCGAAGGCTTTTCTGCGGTACTCTTGGACCCACCCCGTGATGGTGCTTTCGAGGTGGTGCGCAAGCTGGCCTCGCTGGGTGCCAGGCGGCTGGTTTATGTGTCGTGCAACCCGGCAACTTTGGCCCGGGACACGGTCGAATTGATCAAGCAGGGCTACCGGTTAAAACGTGCCGGGATTCTCGATATGTTTCCTCAGACGGCGCATGTCGAGGCCATGGCGTTATTTGAAGCGAGCCAGGATGGCTTGTCCGACTGACCCGTTCGTGCCGACCCGCCACAGCCCTGGGCGGAAACACGGGCAACGAAGGTCAGCGATGTGGACGCATTGAATCTGCGTCATAGGGAAGGTAAGTAAAGATGGTACAGGTGAGAGCACACCAGCCGATCAACACCGACGGCAGTATCAATCTCGAGGCTTGGCTCGATCACGCGGTCAGTATCGATCCGGCACTGGATCGCGAAGCCTTGAAGCAAGCCTGCGAGTTCGCTCGTGAGGCGGAACAGCAACACAACGCGGCGAAGAACCTGTGGTCCGAAGGCACCTCGAGTTTCCAGACGGGCCTCGAGATCGCCGAAATCCTCGCCGACCTCAAGCTCGACCAGGACTCGCTGGTCGCCGCGGTGCTGTACCGCGGCGTGCGTGAAGGGCAGATCCAGCTGCCGATGGTCAACCAGCGTTTCGGCACCGTGGTCGCCAAGCTGATCGACGGCGTGTTGCGCATGGCGGCCATCAGCGCCAGCCTCAGCCCGCGCCAGTCCATGGTCCTGGGCACCCAGGGCCAGGTGGAAAACCTGCGCAAGATGCTCGTGGCCATGGTCGACGACGTGCGTGTCGCGCTGATCAAGCTGGCCGAGCGCACCTGCGCGATCCGCGCCGTGAAGTCCGCCGACGACGAAAAACGCAACCGTGTCGCCCGTGAGGTGTTCGACATCTACGCGCCGCTGGCCCACCGTCTCGGTATCGGTCACATCAAATGGGAGCTGGAGGACTTGTCCTTCCGCTACCTGGAGCCTGACCAGTACAAGCAGATCGCCAAGCTGTTGCATGAACGACGGCTGGATCGCGAGCGCTTCATCACCGATGTCATGACTCAGTTGCGTGAGGAATTGCAGGCCACCGGCGTGGAAGCCGATATCAGTGGCCGGGCCAAGCACATCTACTCGATCTGGCGCAAAATGCAGCGCAAAGGCCTGGAATTCAGCCAGATCTACGACGTTCGCGCCGTGCGCGTGCTGGTTCCGGAAATGCGCGATTGCTACACCGCGCTGGGGATCGTCCACACCTTGTGGCGGCACATTCCCAAGGAGTTCGACGACTACATCGCCAACCCGAAGGAAAACGGCTACCGCTCGCTGCACACCGCGGTCATCGGCCCGGAAGGCAAGGTGCTGGAGGTGCAGATCCGCACCCATGCCATGCACGAAGAAGCCGAGCTGGGGGTTTGCGCCCACTGGAAATACAAGGGCACCGACGTCAAGTCCGGGTCCAACCATTACGAAGAGAAAATCTCCTGGCTGCGCCAGGTGCTGGAATGGCACGAGGAACTCGGTGACATCGGCGGCCTGGCGGAGCAGTTGCGGGTCGACATCGAGCCGGACCGGGTCTACATCTTCACTCCCGACGGCCACGCCATCGACCTGCCCAAGGGAGCGACGCCGCTGGACTTCGCCTACCGGGTGCATACCGAGATCGGCCACAACTGCCGTGGCGCCAAGATCAACGGGCGGATCGTGCCGCTCAACTACAGCCTGCAGACCGGCGAGCAGGTCGAGATCATCACCAGCAAGCACGGCACGCCGAGCCGCGACTGGCTGAACCCGAACCTGGGCTACATCACCACTTCACGAGCGCGGGCGAAAATCGTCCACTGGTTCAAGTTGCAGGCCCGCGACCAGAACGTCGCCGCCGGCAAGACCCTGCTCGAACGCGAGCTGAGTCGCCTGGGCCTGCCGCAGGTGGATTTCGACAAGCTGGCTGAAAAAGCCAACATGAAGACCGCCGAGGACATGTTCGCCGCCCTTGGCGCCGGTGACCTGCGCCTGGCGCAACTGGTCAACCTCGCCCAGCAACTGGTGGAGCCGGAACGCGGCAACGAGCAACTGGAACTGATTCCGCGCAAGGCCACCGGCTACAAGCCCGGCAAGCGCGGCGACATCCAGATCCAGGGCGTGGGCAACCTGATGACCCAGATGGCCGGCTGCTGCCAGCCGCTGCCGGGGGATGCGATCGTCGGCTACATCACCCAGGGCCGTGGCGTGAGCATTCACCGCCAGGATTGCGCCTCGGTGCTGCAACTGGCCGGTCGCGAACCGGAGCGGATCATCCAGGTCAGCTGGGGCCCGGTGCCAGTGCTCACCTACCCGGTGGACATCATCATCCGCGCCTACGACCGTTCCGGCCTGCTGCGTGACGTGTCCCAGGTGCTGCTCAACGAGCGGATCAACGTGCTGGCGGTCAACACCCGCTCGAACAAGGAGGACAACACCGCGCTGATGTCCCTGACCATCGAGATTCCGGGGCTGGATGCATTGGGGCGGTTGCTGGGGCGGATTTCCCAGTTGCCGAACATCATCGAGACCCGGCGCAATCGGACGCCGGGCTAAAGGTCAGGCACAGTCCGGAAATGTGGGAGCGAGCCTGCTCGCGAAGCGGTGTGTCAGCCGGTATGGTTTTGACTGATGTACCGCTTTCGCGAGCAGGCTCGCTCCCACAGGGATTTTTTTGTGGTGGGATGATTGATGTACAGCCTCGAAGACCTGCTTCACCTGATGAACCGCTTGCGCGACCCGCAATACGGCTGCCCGTGGGACATCAGGCAAACCTACGCAACCATCGTCCCTCATACCGTGGAGGAAGCCTACGAAGTGGCCGACGCCATCGAGCGCGGCGACTTCGATCACCTTCAAGGCGAGTTGGGCGATTTGCTGTTCCAGGTGGTGTATTACAGCCAGCTGGCCCGGGAAGAAAACCGTTTCGAATTCGCCGGCGTGGTCGATAGCATCACCCGCAAGCTGATTCGCCGCCATCCCCATGTGTTTCCCACCGGTGACCTTTACGCAGCCGAGGATACCCCGCGCCTGAGCGAAGAGCAGGTCAAGCAGCGCTGGGAGGAAATCAAGGCAGAGGAGCGCGCCGAGAAGGCCTCGGTGCCCGAGCAGTTGTCGTTGCTTGATGATGTACCGGCGGCATTGCCGGCCTTGTCGCGGTCGGCGAAGTTGCAGAAGCGCGCCGGTCAGGTCGGTTTCGATTGGCCGGGACCGCTGCCGGTGCTCGATAAGGTCCGTGAAGAGCTCGACGAAGTGCTCGAAGCCATGGCGGACAATGACACCGCAGCCATCAGCGACGAAGTGGGTGACCTGCTGTTCAGCGTGGTGAACCTGGCTCGACACTTGAAAGTCGACCCCGAAACGGCCTTGCGTGGCGCCAATGCAAAGTTTGAAAGACGTTTCCGATTTATCGAACAGGCATTGCGCGAGACCCACCGTCCCATGGAAGATTGCACCCTCGAAGAGTTGGACGCCTTGTGGGGCGAAGCCAAACGTCAGGAAAAGAATTTGCCCAGCTGCGGCTGAGGCCGTTGCCTAAGTGAGTAAGCACCATGAGCCTTTCCCTTCGCGACCAGTTGCTCAAAGCAGGGCTGGTCAACCAAAAGCAGGCCAAGCAGGTCGGCAAAGAGAAACAGAAGCAGCAACGCCTGGCCCACAAAGGCCAGGTCGAACTGGACGACTCCCAGCAGCGTGCGGCCCAGGAAGCCATGGCCGAGAAGGTCAAGCGCGACCAGGAGCTCAACCGCCAGCAGCAGGAAAAGGCCGAGCAGAAGGCCCGTGCCGCGCAGATCAA includes:
- a CDS encoding response regulator transcription factor, with protein sequence MNPIPAVPPRILAIEDDPVLGAYVHEHLARSGFEVTWCQNGQDGLDIACRQAFDVVLMDILLPGLDGLAVLTRLRRSHSTPVLLMSALGAEADRISGFRLGADDYLPKPFSMAELRVRIEAILRRVALDRRPAEVMTPHQMQDLDFDEQRSDVQVQGQWAGLTRSEYRLLDVLHRSDSEVLSKAFLYQHVLQRGYAPHDRSLDMHVSQIRRKLKAIGYTARELRTVWGKGYVLSAVDEVV
- a CDS encoding sensor histidine kinase, encoding MKWSDLPGRHSLFWKLACLLVAFCLLMIWLSWSWGRYMEERNQFLSDQARGTLTRYAAEAEQAWRSGRQAGVDRWLQGMQPREASWVGVIGPDLQSLSGQPLTEKEVERLTFLRGLDWPIHKKGRPWLRVPFPGDPSVGSLVIELPERFLPGQYQWFWRVMTNGVIPGLFTLLLCVGLYRLLVVPLNQLREQANAWRADQLGVRLSSRTTERADELGELGRAFDHMSERLQSTVALQQQLLRDLSHELRTPLSRLQVASDSERDLGQLRERVAREVEGMQRLVEDTLQLAWLDTERAPLAVEAIQVQALWEMLTENACYESGWPSAQLQCAVDADCWVQGNLNTLAQALENILRNAIRHSPPGGVVRLGGRREGGFWLLWLEDEGGGVAEQDLERIFDPFTRLDGSRPGDGGFGLGLSIARNALARQAGRLWAQNGRKGLRLNLRLVATQAATASVARELAPAGARSGPLQTA
- the cysM gene encoding cysteine synthase CysM; translated protein: MTLQYPTIADCVGNTPLVRLQRLPGATSNTLLLKLEGNNPAGSVKDRPALSMITRGELRGQIRPGDTLIEATSGNTGIALAMAAAIKGYKMILIMPDNSSAERKAAMTAYGAELILVTQEEGMEGARDLAERMQAEGRGKVLDQFANGDNPEAHYTTTGPEIWRQTDGTISHFVSSMGTTGTIMGTSRYLKEQNPNVQIIGLQPMEGSAIPGIRRWPEEYLPKIYQADRVDRIIDMAQSEAEDVTRRLAREEGIFCGVSSGGAVAGMLRLSKEVENAVIVAIICDRGDRYLSTGIFDAPN
- the rlmD gene encoding 23S rRNA (uracil(1939)-C(5))-methyltransferase RlmD, producing MAKQERGLRFQPSGGSRAPQVPTGKKQRLTIERLANDGRGIAFVDGRTWFVIGALAGEEVEARVLGAHGKVVEARTERVFSSSELRRAAPCVHAGRCGGCSVQHLPHGEQLALKQRMLAEQLSRVAGVEPDEWAAPLSGPEFGYRRRARVAVRWDQKAKKLEVGFRAVGSQDIVAIGECPVLVQPLQPIMSRLPEMLRRLGKPQALGHVELFAGSSLAILLRHMAPLSEADLTILKDFCAFHEAQLWLHGEGEPQPVDPGQALGYRLVTWDLELAYRPGDFIQVNAAVNEAMVAQALQWLAPRPDERVLDLFCGLGNFALPLARQVREVVAVEGVQTMVERAAANALSNNLHNTAFFQADLSQPLAAAEWIGEGFSAVLLDPPRDGAFEVVRKLASLGARRLVYVSCNPATLARDTVELIKQGYRLKRAGILDMFPQTAHVEAMALFEASQDGLSD
- the relA gene encoding GTP diphosphokinase, with the translated sequence MVQVRAHQPINTDGSINLEAWLDHAVSIDPALDREALKQACEFAREAEQQHNAAKNLWSEGTSSFQTGLEIAEILADLKLDQDSLVAAVLYRGVREGQIQLPMVNQRFGTVVAKLIDGVLRMAAISASLSPRQSMVLGTQGQVENLRKMLVAMVDDVRVALIKLAERTCAIRAVKSADDEKRNRVAREVFDIYAPLAHRLGIGHIKWELEDLSFRYLEPDQYKQIAKLLHERRLDRERFITDVMTQLREELQATGVEADISGRAKHIYSIWRKMQRKGLEFSQIYDVRAVRVLVPEMRDCYTALGIVHTLWRHIPKEFDDYIANPKENGYRSLHTAVIGPEGKVLEVQIRTHAMHEEAELGVCAHWKYKGTDVKSGSNHYEEKISWLRQVLEWHEELGDIGGLAEQLRVDIEPDRVYIFTPDGHAIDLPKGATPLDFAYRVHTEIGHNCRGAKINGRIVPLNYSLQTGEQVEIITSKHGTPSRDWLNPNLGYITTSRARAKIVHWFKLQARDQNVAAGKTLLERELSRLGLPQVDFDKLAEKANMKTAEDMFAALGAGDLRLAQLVNLAQQLVEPERGNEQLELIPRKATGYKPGKRGDIQIQGVGNLMTQMAGCCQPLPGDAIVGYITQGRGVSIHRQDCASVLQLAGREPERIIQVSWGPVPVLTYPVDIIIRAYDRSGLLRDVSQVLLNERINVLAVNTRSNKEDNTALMSLTIEIPGLDALGRLLGRISQLPNIIETRRNRTPG
- the mazG gene encoding nucleoside triphosphate pyrophosphohydrolase; amino-acid sequence: MYSLEDLLHLMNRLRDPQYGCPWDIRQTYATIVPHTVEEAYEVADAIERGDFDHLQGELGDLLFQVVYYSQLAREENRFEFAGVVDSITRKLIRRHPHVFPTGDLYAAEDTPRLSEEQVKQRWEEIKAEERAEKASVPEQLSLLDDVPAALPALSRSAKLQKRAGQVGFDWPGPLPVLDKVREELDEVLEAMADNDTAAISDEVGDLLFSVVNLARHLKVDPETALRGANAKFERRFRFIEQALRETHRPMEDCTLEELDALWGEAKRQEKNLPSCG